GCAGCCCCGAATGGCCAGAAAAGCCATGTTGAAGCTCTCCGAGGAATCGGCGGGGCGCTGGCGGCCCAGCGCCAGCAGGGTATCCAGGTCGATACCCAGCTCCTGCCGGGCGTAGTCGCCCAAAAACTGGTTCATCAGGGCCGGACTGAAGTGGTCGAAGCCCGCCGCCACGGCCGTGTGGGTGGTAAAGTGGTTGCCGGGGCGCGTCACGGCCAGCGCCGCCTCAAAGGCGAGGCCGGTTTCCCGCATCAAGGTCTTGGCCCGCTCCAGCACCACGAAGGCCGCGTGGCCTTCGTTGAGGTGGCACACGTCGGGCCGGATACCCAGGGCTTGCAGCACGCGCCAGCCCCCGATGCCGAGAATAATTTCCTGCTGAATGCGCTGCTCCATGCCCCCGCCGTACAGCTCGGTCGTGACGCCCCGGTGCTGCGGCAGGTTGGCCGGGTCGTTGCTATCAAGCAGATACAGCATCACGTCGCCCACCTTCGCCTGCCAGATGCGCAGCCACACCGGAAAGCCCGACAGGGTAATCCGTAGCCGCAGCCACTCCCCATTGGGCAGCCGCAGCGGGGTAATGGGCAGCTGGCCGGGGTCGTTGTACGGAAACAGCGCCTGCTGCATCCCCTGGCGGTCAATTTCCTGCCGAAAGTAGCCCTGCTGGTACAGCAGCCCTACCCCCACCACGGGCACGCCCAGGTCGCTGGCCGTTTTCAGCTGGTCGCCGGCCACGTTGCCCAGCCCGCCCACGTAAATGGGCAGCGCCTCGCTCAGCATATACTCCATGCTGAAATAGGCCACGCAGGTCAGGGGCGAATTCGGGTGCTGCTCTTGAAACCACTTGGGGCGGTCGGTGGCCTGTTGCTTTTGCGTCGTCAGGGCCTTCATTTGGCCTTGGAAGGCCGGGTCGGCGAGGCGCTTCTCCAGCACCTCACGCGAGGCGGTTTGCAGCACTACCCAGGGGTTGTGGGTGCGGTCCCACAGCTCGGCATCGAGTTGCTGCCAGAGCGTATCGGCCGCGTGGTTCCACGACCATTGCAGGTCGAGGGCCAGCTCGGTCAGGGTATCGAGGCCGGGTAGCTCGGTGGGTAGGAAGCCGTGGCTTCGGCTGAAATTTGGGCTGTCTGTGGTCATAGGGTTTGGGGGTTGCATTTTAGCTCGCCCTCCGTGTGACCCCACCCCCTAGCCCCCTCCCCTTCGGGAGAGGGGGAACTAGCTCTAAATCTAAAGGACTAATTGCTAGTTTTTTAAAGCTAAGGCTAGTTCCCCCTCTCCCGAAGGGGAGGGGGCTAGGGGGTGGGGTCACGCGGAGGGCGACACTGTTACTAAATCAGGATTTCGCCAGGGCGGTATCCACCATTTCCTGGGCTTGTGCCATAATCTTAGCGAGATGTTCCTGTCCCAGAAAACTTTCGCCATAAATCTTATAGATAGCCTCCGTGCCCGAAGGCCGGGCGGCAAACCACCCGTTCTCAGTCGTCACTTTCAGGCCCCCAATGGGCGCGTGGTTGCCGGGGGCCTGGGTCAGAATGGCGGTTATTTTCTCGCCGGCCAGCTCGGTACTGGTCACCTGGCTGGCGGTGAGGGCCGCGAGCTTTTGCTGCTGGGCCGGCGTGGCCGGGGCCTCCGCCAGCTTGGTTACCGGGTCGCCCAGCTCGTGGGTGATAGCCTGGTACAGGTCGCCGGGGTCCTTGCCCAGGCACGCCGTGATTTCGGCCGATAGCAGGGCCGGGATGAACCCGTCTTTGTCGGTGGTCCAGACCTGGCCATTAAGCCGCGAAAACGCGGCCCCGGCGCTTTCCTCGGCCGCAAACCCCAGGGAGCCATCGAGCAGGCCCGCGGCAAACCACTTGAAGCCGACGGGCGTTTCAAACACCCGGCGGCCCAGCCGGGTCGCCGCCCGTTCGAGCAGCTGGCTGGTAACCACCGACTTGCCCACGGCCGCCGCGTCGCCCCAGTCAGGCCGGTGCCGAAAGAGGTAGTCCACGCACACGGTGAGGTAGTGGTTGGGGGGTAGCAGGCCGTGGCTGCGGGTCACTATGCCGTGCCGGTCGTGGTCGGTGTCGCAGGCAAAGGCGATGTCGAACTTGTCCTTCAGCTTAATGAGGCTCTGCATAGCGTAGGGCGAGGACGGGTCCATGCGAATCTGCCCGTCCCAATCCACGGTCATGAAGCGGAACGTGGGGTCCACGGTCTGGTTAACCACCGTGAGGTTGAGCCGGTAGTGCGCCCCGATGGCTCCCCAGTAATGCACCCCGGCCCCGCCCAGCGGGTCCACGCCCAGGTGCAGGCCCCCGCCCCGGATAACGTCCATGTCAAGCACGTTGCCTAGGTCGGCAATGTAGGTATTGAGGTAGTCGTGCGTCTGCGTGGTAGCGGCCCGCCGGGCTTTTTCCAGCGACATGCGCTGTACCCCTTTTAAGTTATTGGTGAGCAGCTCGTTGGCCTTATTTTGAATCCACTCCGTCACGGCCGTGGCGGCCCCGCCGCCCTGGGGCGGGTTGTACTTAAAGCCACCGTCGTGGGGCGGGTTGTGCGAGGGCGTAATCACGATGCCGTCGGCCCAGCCGTGTTTCCGGCCCTGGTTATACCCCACGATGGCGTGCGAAATAACCGGCGTGGGCGTGTACTCGCCATCGGTGGCCAGCATCACGGTTACCCCATTAGCGGCCAGCACTTCAAGGGCGGTGCTGAGGGCCGGCACCGAAAGGGCGTGGGTATCCAGGCCCATAAACAGCGGGCCGTCAATCTGATGTGCTTTCCGATACAGGCAAATGCTCTGGGTAATGGCCAGGATATGGTCTTCGTTAAAGGACCGGGTGAAGGACGAGCCGCGGTGCCCAGCCGTGCCAAACGCCACGCGCTGGGCCGGCACCGCCGGGTCCGGCTTATCGGTGTAGTAGGCCGACACGAGCCGGGGCACGTTGACCAGGATATCGGGCGGGGCCGGCTTGCCGGCCAAAGGGCTTATCTTCATAAGGGGGGTAGGGTTACCTGATTCGGTTTTCGGCCGCCGCCGGAGAGCCACCACGAGAGCCAGTGGGTAAAGCAGGGCAAGATTACGCCCCGGCCAGCGCGGCCAGCCTGACGAAAATCAGCCCAAGGGGTGATAATTGACAGCTAATCGCCCTCCGCGGCAACCTCACGGGACCCCTTTGGGGCATAGCCCCTTCTCCTGCGGAGAGGGGGAACTAGTTTTAATCTTAAAAGTCTAGCCTCTAGAATGTTATAACTAGAACTAGTCCACCCTCTCCGCAGGAGAGGGGGCTATGCCCCAAAGGGGTCCCGTGAAGTTGCCGCAGAGGGCGAGTACTCAGCCCGCCCTACTGCCCCTCGCGCCCCTTATCCTTTTTCAATGCCTCAAACCCCGAAACCACGTCGAATAGCTCTTCGTCAATGGCGCTCTGCCGCTGGCGGTAGTACTGGTGCGACATGTCATCGAGCAGGGAGTTGATGTTCTTTTCGGCCCGCTGCATGGCTTGCAGGCGGCTGGCGTTCTCACTGGCCAATGATTCGGCGCAGGCTTTGAACAGGGATACGAACAGCAGCTCGTGCAACAGGGCCGCCAGCGTGGGCGGACGGCCACCCGCCACCTGGGGCACTAGCTTGGTGGGCCAGGTGAGCTGCGCGATGTCGGCCCGCCATTTGGCATCCAGCGGCAGCAGGCGCTGCTGCACGGGCTGATAGCCAGCGGCTTGGGTGGGCTGGTTGTGAAAGACGTAGAACTCCGTCAGCTCGCCTTTGGCCAGGTTTTGCTGGGCCTGGAGCAGGAGCTTGCCTACCAGCGGCGTAACGGCCTTGAGCGAGCTGGGCACGCCAAACCGGGAGGTGAGCGGCAGGCCGTGGTCGGCCAGCAGCAGTTGCACCCGCTCGCCCACGCCCCATACTTCCTGGGGGCCGGGCAGGGCGTGCAGGGCCTGGGCCACGAAGTCGGCCAGCGAGCTGTTGAAGGAACCCACCAGGCCCTGGTCGGACCCAAAAACCAGGGCGCAAATGCGGGGCGGGGGAGCCTTTGGAGGGGCCGGCTTCGGGACGTCCAAAGGCTCGCGGGGCTCCGAGGCGAAGTAGGCCACCAGGCCCAGCGCTACGGTTCGGTAGTACTCCGCGAGGGAGCTTACCGCCGCTTCGTACTGGCTGATATTGGCCGCCGCCATCGCTTTCATAGCCCGCACCACGGATTTAATATCCTTGGCACCCGCCATTTTGTGGGTCAGTTGTAGCAGCGTTTCCATAAGTAGTTCAGCGCAATTGATTTTGCAAAAAGGCCGTCATGCTCATCTGGTTTTGCCAGACTACTTATCAGGCTGGGGACTTGGAGTCCGCCGGAGGCGGGGGCTTAGGGGCCGCCGGGGGCGGGGGCGGGGGAGCCGCCGCAGGTGGGGGAGGCGGGGGCTTTGAAGCCGCCGGGGCTGGTGACTTAGAGTCCGCCGGGGCCGCCGGCGGGGGCGTGGGGGCCGCCGGGGGCGGGGGCTGAAAAGGGGCCAGCACCGTTTTGGCGTTGGCCAGCAGGGCATCGTGGTCGGCTGGGAGCAGGGGCTTTTCGGAGGCTAGGCGCTGGAGTAGGTCGGGGGGTAGGGCCTGGCTGCTTTGGATGAGCTGGGCCTGGGCATCGGGCATTTTCTCCAGGGGCACCTGGTCGAAGTAGCCGCTGGTGAGGGCCAGCAGCACCACCAGCTGCTCGGTTACCGCCAGCGGGCGCAGCTCCGACTGCTTGAGCCACTGGCGGATGCGCTGGCCGTGGTCGATAACGGTTTGCGTGTGCGCATCGAGCCGGGTGCCGAAGCGGGCGTAGTTTTCCAACTCCTCAAACTGCGCGTAGTCCAGCTTGAGCGAGCCGGTGGCGGCGCGGTAGGCGGGCAGCTGGGCCACGCCGCCCACCCGCGACACGGATTTGCCCACATCGACGGCCGGCAGAATGCCCGCCTCAAACAGCTTGGGCGAGAGGTATATCTGGCCATCGGTGATGGAGATGAGGTTGGTCGGAATGTAGGCCGAGATGTTCTGGGCTTCGGTTTCGATGACGGGTAGGGCCGTGAGCGAGCCGCCGCCCAGCGCCGGGCTCAGGTGCGTAGACCGTTCCAACAGGCGCGAGTGGATGTAGAAAATATCGCCCGGAAACGCCTCCCGGCCCGGTGGCCGCCGCAGCAGCAGCGACAGCTCGCGGTAGGCGCGGGCGTGGTGCGTGAGGTCATCGTACACGATGAGCACGTCGCGGCCCTGCTCCATAAAGTGCTCGGCTATGCTGGTGGCCGCGTAGGGCGCGATGTATTCCAGGCCCGGCGCGTCGTTGCCTTCCGCCACCAGCACCACGGTGTAGGCCATTGCCTGGTGCTTACGGAGGATGGCAATCAGCTTGGCCACCGCCGAGGCCCGTTGCCCAATGGCGCAGTACACGCACAACACGTTCTTACCCTGCTGATTAAGAATGGTATCGAGGGCAATGGCGGTTTTGCCGGTCTGCCGGTCGCCCAGAATCAGCTCGCGCTGACCCCGCCCGATGGGAATGAGGGCATCGAGCACCTTGAGGCCGGTTTGCAGCGGCGTATCGACCGCCGCCCGGTCCATGATGGCCGCGGCCGGCCGCTCGATGGGCAGGCGCGTGGCAGTGCGAATAGGCGGCCGCTCATCCAGCGGCTCGCCCAGCGGGTTGATAACCCGGCCGAGCAGCGCGTCGCCCACCGGCACGTCCATGACCCGGCCCGTGCGCTCCACCTCGTCGCCCACGCTCACCCGCGAATCCTCGCCCAGCAGGATAACCCCGATTTCGTCGGCATCCAGGTTGTAGGCAATGCCAAACAGGCCGCTGGGAAACGTCAGCAGCTCCTCAAAGCCCGCCCCCGGCAGCCCGGCCACCCGCACCACCCCCGCCGACACGCTGATAACCGTGCCCAGCTCGCGGGGCACCAGCGCGGGCACAAACGCCTCGCTGGCCCGCACCAGTTCGGCAAAAACGTCGCTCAAAGCCTCGGGCAGCTTACTTGACGACATGAGGCTTGGCTTTAGGATGCGGGGCAGGGGTAGGCGCGGGGGCTTTGGCGTGAGTAGGCGCGGGGGCTTTGACGTGAGCAGGCGCGTGGGCTTTAGCATGAGCCTGCTTGGGAGCCGGCGCGGGGGCCGGGTCAGGAGCCGGCTTGGGGGCTGGCGCTGGGGCCGGGTCAGGAGTCGGCTTGGGGGCTGGGTCAGGGGCTGGCTTGGGAACTGGGTCAGGGGCTGGCTTGGCGGCTGGGTCGGGGGCCGGCTCGTCGTCCGGATCAGGAGCCGGCTTAGGAGCCGGCGTGGCTTTTTCCAGCGCCACCAGGTAGTCGGCTACGTCCCAGGCCAGCTTGAAGCCATTCGCGCTCAGACTGATACCACTGATGAGGGCCGGGTTGGCCGTAAACTCCAGGTCCGGGGCCGCCCCCAGCAGGTCCACCAGCGTTGTTTTAATGGTTGCCTGCTGTTTCGGGGTGAGGGCGGAGGCGCTCTGCACCTGCATCGGCTTTTTGTTGGCTTGGAACGCGGCGACCAAGGGCTTCTTATCATCGTCGCTCAGCTTATGCAGGCGCTGCACGAACACGTCCACGGCCTGGGCCTCCAGGCTCACCGAAGCCAGGTCGGCCAGGGCTTTTTTGGCCACCGCGAAAACGGTCTGCCGGGTTTGCCGAGCCAGGTCGGCCTGCTGGGTAGCCTGGCTTTCCTGCAAGGCTTTCTGTTGCTTGGCGCGTTGGTCATCGGCCTCCTGGCGGGCGGCGGCCAGCAGCTTTTGGCGCTGGGTTTCGGCATCGTTCGTGGCGGCCGTTAGCAGGGCTTGCTTTTGCGCATCGAAGGCCGCGGTTTTCTTCGTCAGCTCGTCGTGGGCGGCTTTGGCTTCGTCTTTCTGAGTTTTGGCAGCTTTGAGCTGCGCCGAAATCTTCTTCTCGCGCTGGTCCATAGCGGCCAGAATGGGGGCGTATAAAAAGCGCCGCATCAACCACACCAGCAGGGCGAAGTTGAGGAGCTGTGCAATGACCGTGAACCAGTTAATTTTCATGACCGTCGCGTTATTTATGGGCGGCGATGACGTGGTTCCAGAACGGGTTGGCGAAAATGAGAATCATCGACACCACAAAGCAGTAAATGGCGGTCGATTCAATCATGGCCAGGCCCACGAACAGGGTGCGCGTAATGGTCGAGGAGGCATCGGGCTGCTGGGCCAGCGCACTCATGGCCGCCGCCACGGCCTTGCCCTCGCTCAGGGCCGGCGTTATGATACCAATGGAGGTAGTGAAGCCCGCCATGATGATGGAAATCATGGCAATAGTGGTGATGCTGTCCATAAAATTTTGGTGTGTAAGTGCTTGGGTGAAAATGCTTTAGTAGTCGCCCTCCGTGGCAACCTCACCCCCTAGCCCCCTCTCCAAAAAAGAGGGGGGACTAGTTCTAGTTTTTAGCTCTAGGCTAGCTTTTTTAGAGCTAGTTCCCCCTCTTTTTTGGAGAGGGGGCTAGGGGGTGAGGTTAATGCGGAGGGCGATTAACAGGAGGGGTACTAACTGCTACTCAGCCGGCAACGGCTGGTCGGCGGGAGTTTTGGTGACGGCCGCCGCGATATAAACCGTGGCCAGAATGGCGAAAATATACGCCTGCACCATCCCCGTGAGCAGCCCCAATAAACTCATGAGCACCGGAAAAAACAGGGGCGCGATGCTCAGCAGAATGGCCACAATCAGGCCCCCGCTCATGATGTTGCCAAACAGCCGCACAGCCAGCGCCAGCGTGCGCGAAGCGTCGGTGATGAGGTTGAAGGGCAGCATGATAAAGGTGGGCTGCACGAAGGTTTTCAGGTAGTGGCGCAGGCCCATTTGCGAAATGCTGAACGCCGGCACGGCGATAAACACCGCCAGCGCCAGCGCTACCGTGGTCGAGAGCGAGCCGGTGGGGGCCTGGTAATCAGGTAGCACGATGCCGAAATTGGCCAGGGCGATAAACAGAAACAACGTGCCGATAAAGCCGATGTAGCGGGCCGGCTGCGGTAGGCCCACCTGCTCGATTTGGGTGTTGATGCCCGACACGATTATTTCGAGCGCGCACTGCCAGCGGGCCGGGTGGAGGCCGGTTTTCAGGTGGCGGGTGCCCCAGGCCGCGGCCCCCACCATCAGCAGCATAATGCCCCAGGTGGTCACCAGCGTGAGGTTAATGGTCACGAAACCGCGCTGCCAGAAGACAACTTCATCCGAGCTAAGATGCATGGGGTAGGGGGGTAGCGGTGGGAGGGGTAGGGGGCGTTGCCGGCCGGGTGCCGGCCGCCACCAAATAGCGCGCGGTCACGAAGCCCAGGAGGCAGGCGAGCAGCGCCCGCCAGTCGCCCCCGCGCCCCACGAAGTAGAACCCTGCCCCCACGCTCCCCGCACGCAGCCAAAAGCTGCCCAGCACCCACAGGGCCGGCGCGCGGGAGGTCAGGCTGAGCCGCACCGTTAGCCAGAGGCCGTAAAAAAACAGGGTGCCCAGGGCCAGGCCAGCGACCAGGGCCAGGGCCAGGGCCATTCTAACGGGTTCAGTCATCAGTTTTGGGCGTTGATTTTGAGGGGGGAGTTTCTTTATCTTCCTGCTTTACCCAGAACCACGCCATGCCGCACCCCAGCACCAGGCCCGCCAGCAGCAGCGTCAGGGTCCAGGACAAGGGGGCGGGCGCGGGCTCGTGCTTATCGAGCCACACGCCCAGGGCCGCGCCGGCCAGCGTGGGCACCACCACCGTCCAGCCCACGGTACCAAACAAACTCAGGCCGTGCAAGATGACGGGGCTATCGTCGGGCGGGGCCTGGCGCTTGCGGCGGGCCTTCTCGCCCACCAGGCGGCTAAAGGCAGATTCGGGGGGGGTAGGGGTCTTCATGGCTAGGTGGGGCGATATTTTTCGAGCCGGGCAATGAAGCCGCTTTCCAGCTGCGCCATCACCCGGCGGTTGGTGCGCTCGGCGGCTTCCTGCGCCTTAAACTGCTTATCGACTGCCGCCTGGAGCTGCGCCAAATCGGAGCCGCCCAGCGCCTGCCGCACCGCCACCGACACCTGCGCCCCGGCCTTGGTCAGCACGCCCTCATCCACCGCCACGTACTGCTCGGGACTGCCGTCGGTCTGGTAAGTCAAAATGCCGGGCACCAGCGCCGCCACGCAGTCGAGGCGGTGGGGTAGCAGGCCATACGAGCCCTCGCTCGTCTCAAACACCACGCGCCGTACCCCCGCCACGTCGAGAAAAACCTCGGACGGCAGCAGCACTTTCAGGTGCATCAGGTCATCGCTCATCGGTGGGGGGTTGATTAAGAGTTGGTAATCACTGTTTTATAAAAACCGTCCGTCATGCTGAGCGCAGCGGAGCGGAGTCGAAGCATCTCTACCGCTTCATCCACGCCGTTCAACGGTGCGGTAGAGATGCTTCGACTCCGCTCCGCTGCGCTCAGCATGACGTTCTTTATTAAGATGTTAGCTATGCGGCGGCCACTGCCGGCACTGCTGCCGCCGGTGGAGCCGCCGCGTCTGGTTTCGATGGGTCCGGCTTCGACGCGTCCGGTTTCGACGGGTCCGGCCCCGGCTTTTTAGCCTGGTCGGCGGCTTTCTTTATCACTTCGTCAATAGTGCCTACCATGTAAAAGGCGCTCTCCGGCAGGTCCTTAAATTCGTCGGCCAGAATCCGTTCGCACCCGCTCAGGGCATCTTCCAGGCTCACATCGACGCCTTTGAGGCCGGTGAACTGCTCGGTGGTAAAAAAAGGCTGCGTCAGGAAGCGCTCCAGGCGGCGGGCGCGGCCCACCAGGCTGCGGTCGGTGGGTGAAAGCTGGTCCATACCCAGCATGGCGATGATGTCCTGCAAGTCTTCGTACTGCGAGAGCACCCGCCGGATTTCCTGCGCCAGCCCATAATGCCGGTCGCCGATAATGCCGGGGGTCGCCATTTTGGAATTCGACTTCAACAGGTCCACGGCCGGGTACATGCCCTCGCTCGCCCGCTCGCGCGACAGGGCCAGCGAGGCCGACAAGTGCGAAAAAGCGTGGACGGCCGACGGGTCGGTCAGGTCGTCGGCCGGCACGTACACGGCCTGAATGGCGGTAATGGCCCCGGCCGCGGTGTTGGTAATGCGCTCTTCCAGCTTGGAAAGCTCGGTGCCCAGCGTGGGCTGGTAGCCCAGGCGCGAGGGCATCTGGCCCAGCAGCCCCGACACTTCCATGCCCGCCTGCATAAACCGGAACAGGTTGTCGATGAGCAGCAGCACGTCGCGGTGCTCGTCGTCGCGGAAATACTCGGCCACGGTCAGGGCCGCGTGCCCCACCCGAAACCGGGCACCGGGCGGCTCGTTCATCTGCCCAAAAAACATCACCATGTTTTTCAGCACGTCGGCCTCCTTCATCTGGTCGTACAGCTCGTAGCCCTCGCGGCACCGCTCGCCGATGCCGCAAAACAGGCTTATCCCCTTGGTGTGGCCCACCATGTTGTGAATCAGCTCGGTGAGCAGCACGGTTTTGCCCACGCCCGCGCCGCCAAACAAGCCGGCTTTGCCGCCCTGCTCCAGCGGCACCAGCACATCAATGGCCTTGATGCCGGTGAGAAAAATCTGCGAAGTAGTCAGCCGCTGGGCCAGCGGTGGGGGCACCTGGTGAATGTTGCGCCGGGGCAGCGGGGGCAGCGCCGGCCCGTGGTCAATGGTATTACCAAACACGTCGAACATCCGGCCAATAATTTCCTTGCCCACTGGCACCATAAGCTGCTGGCCCTCAGTCTCCAGCTGCATCCCTCTGGCCAGGCCCTGGGTGGGGTCCAGGGAAATGCCGCGCACCGTGTGGTCGTCGAGCTGGGTGGCTACTTCTACGGTAATCAGGGGCGCGGCGGTGGTGCGCAGCACGTCGTAAATCGCCGGCAGCTCGTGCGCAAACCAGACATCGACCACGGTGCCCCGCACCGCCACCACGTGGCCCTGGTTGTGGGAGTCAGGTGGGGCGGGGGCCGCGCCAGCGGCCGGCGAGTGGCTCGAATGATTCATAGGGGGTAGGCGAGTAGGCCGGCAAGCAGCCGCAGCCCCCATCAGTGGGAAGGCTCTAGCAAAGTTGGCCGTTTCCTAAAGCCCATCCGCTGACGATAACCCCTGAAAAACCTGACGTTTATCATGCTCACTCCTAAGTTCAGGCGGCCTTCATTCTTAATTATGAATAAGAACCTGAAATCCGCTCTAGGCAGCCGCCACGGCCGCCACGGCCACGACCCGCTGCGCGGCCCGCACCAGGGCAATAAATTCGTCGGCGTGCAGGGCGGCCCCACCCACCAGGGCCCCGTCAATATCGGGCGCGTGCAGGAAGGGGTCAGCATCGGACGGCGTAACGCTGCCGCCGTACAGGATAAGCGTGGCCGCGGCCACCGCGCCCCCGTAGTGCTGAGCAATGTGCTGGCGCAGGGCGGCGTGCATCTCCTGGGCCTGCGCCGCCGTGGCCGGTGCCCCCGAACCAATGGCCCACAGTGGCTCGTAGGCAACCACGACGTTTCCAAACGCTTCAGCCGACAAGTGAAAAAGGCTTTCGCTCAGCTGGGTTTTGACAAAGCCGAGGTAGTCGCCGTGGGCGCGCAGCGCCGCCGACTCGCCGCAGCAGCAAATAGGCAACAGCTTATTAGCCAGCGCGATACTCACTTTGTCGGCCACCAGCGCGTTGGTTTCGCCAAAGTAGTGCCGGCGTTCGCTGTGCCCCAGCACCACGTAAGTTACCCCCGCGGAGTGCAGCATGGCCGCCGAAATCTCGCCCGTGTAGGCCCCCGCGGCCTGCTGCGCGCAGTTTTGCGCGCCCAGCAACACTGCGCTGCCAGGCCGCAGCAGGGGTAGGGCCGGCACCAGGTACAGCGCTGGCGGGCACACGACCACCGTAACGCCGGGGGCCGCAGCGGCGGGCAGCCCGGCAGCAATGGCCGTGAGCAGGGCGGTAGCCTCGGGCAGCGTCTCGTTCATCTTCCAGTTGCCAGCAATCATTTTCTTGCGCATGATGGGTTGATTTTAAGGATGAAAACTCAAGTCGGATGCACGGCAAAGAGCGCCGGATAGAGACGTTAAGTTCTAGCATCTCGCCCTACCCCAGCACCTCCACCGCGCCCGCAAAGGCCGGCGTGTCCACGGTTTCGGCCCGCGGAATCTCGATGGTGAACGTGCTGCCCTGGCCCTCCTGGCTGGCCACAAAAATGTGGCCGTGGTGCCACTCCACAATGGTTTTGCACAGGGCCAGGCCCAGCCCGGTGGTGGCTTCGCCGCGCAGGCCCGGCCGGCGGGCCTTGGTAAAGCGCTCAAACAAGTACGGCTGCATGGCCAGCGGAATGCCGATGCCATCGTCCACCACCTGAATGCGCACCACGCCGGGGCCCGGCTCGATGTGCACGGCCACGCGGCCGGCATCGGGACTGAATTTGAAGGCGTTACCGACCAGGTTGATAAGCACCTGCGTGAATTTATTGACGTCGATGTTGGCGTATATCGGCTCGGCGGGCAGCGAGTAGGTAAAGGTGTGGCCCAGAAGCCGCTGGCCGGTTTGGAGCTGGTCGAGGGGCACGCGCAACACGGCCCCCACGTCCACGCGGTCCACTTTCAGGTCGGTGTTGGCCGAGGTCAGGAATTCCAGGTTAATCAGCTCCCGAATCATCTTTACGCTGTCGCGGCTGGTGGTTTCCAGCACGTTCAGCATCTTGGGCACCAGGCTGTTGAGCGGCGCGGTCACCTCCTCGCGCAGAAATTCGGCAATCTGCTGCACCATGATGAACGCGCCGCTCAGGTCGTGCGAGAGAATTTCGAGCGTGGCGTTTTTGCGGCTGTTGAAGAGGTCGGCATTTTCCTGGTAGCGCTTCAGCACGCTGGTATCGCGCAGGGTGCCCCCGAGCAGCACCCGGCCCTGCGCATCTTGTTGATAGGAGGGCGTGAGGCAAAACCACTGGTGCGGCTGGCCCTCGTGCAGCAGGCGCACCTCTACTTCGTTGGCGGGCGGGCCCTGCTGCCACCGCGCCCAGTAATGAGCCAGGTAGGCTCGGTCGTCGGGGTGCAGGCGCTGGAGCAAGTCGGGCAGCTCGGTATTCACCAGGCCGCGGGTGCCCCCAAAAACCCGCTCATACGCGGCGTTGACGAAGATAAGGCGGCCCGCCACGAGGTCATACACGAACTGGACGTGGGCGCTGGCTTCCGCCTGGTCCTGAAAGAAGTCGGCGAGGTCAGACATTGGTATTAATCTGCTAAAAGAAAAGACTGGCACGGGTGCGCGCGTGGGCGGCGCAGACACCAGCCGGG
Above is a genomic segment from Hymenobacter psoromatis containing:
- a CDS encoding triose-phosphate isomerase — translated: MRKKMIAGNWKMNETLPEATALLTAIAAGLPAAAAPGVTVVVCPPALYLVPALPLLRPGSAVLLGAQNCAQQAAGAYTGEISAAMLHSAGVTYVVLGHSERRHYFGETNALVADKVSIALANKLLPICCCGESAALRAHGDYLGFVKTQLSESLFHLSAEAFGNVVVAYEPLWAIGSGAPATAAQAQEMHAALRQHIAQHYGGAVAAATLILYGGSVTPSDADPFLHAPDIDGALVGGAALHADEFIALVRAAQRVVAVAAVAAA
- a CDS encoding F0F1 ATP synthase subunit beta (produces ATP from ADP in the presence of a proton gradient across the membrane; the beta chain is a regulatory subunit) — translated: MNHSSHSPAAGAAPAPPDSHNQGHVVAVRGTVVDVWFAHELPAIYDVLRTTAAPLITVEVATQLDDHTVRGISLDPTQGLARGMQLETEGQQLMVPVGKEIIGRMFDVFGNTIDHGPALPPLPRRNIHQVPPPLAQRLTTSQIFLTGIKAIDVLVPLEQGGKAGLFGGAGVGKTVLLTELIHNMVGHTKGISLFCGIGERCREGYELYDQMKEADVLKNMVMFFGQMNEPPGARFRVGHAALTVAEYFRDDEHRDVLLLIDNLFRFMQAGMEVSGLLGQMPSRLGYQPTLGTELSKLEERITNTAAGAITAIQAVYVPADDLTDPSAVHAFSHLSASLALSRERASEGMYPAVDLLKSNSKMATPGIIGDRHYGLAQEIRRVLSQYEDLQDIIAMLGMDQLSPTDRSLVGRARRLERFLTQPFFTTEQFTGLKGVDVSLEDALSGCERILADEFKDLPESAFYMVGTIDEVIKKAADQAKKPGPDPSKPDASKPDPSKPDAAAPPAAAVPAVAAA